The Verrucomicrobium spinosum DSM 4136 = JCM 18804 genome includes a region encoding these proteins:
- a CDS encoding transposase: MMHQMYGMPSTHLAFHVHVVFSTKNREPWLAPTPRPRVHEYIGGVLTAENVFPHMIGGMGDHLHALIGLRATQCLADVVQRMKSVSSRWIHEELRLAGFAWQEGYGAFSVSPSHLERVARYIQNQDKHHRVKSFQEEYIEMLQAGMVSYDERYLW; this comes from the coding sequence ATGATGCACCAAATGTATGGGATGCCGTCAACGCATCTGGCTTTCCATGTTCACGTCGTCTTCAGCACCAAAAATCGTGAACCGTGGCTTGCCCCAACGCCTCGGCCTCGTGTCCATGAGTACATCGGGGGAGTACTCACGGCAGAGAACGTTTTTCCTCATATGATTGGCGGAATGGGGGATCATCTCCACGCACTAATTGGCCTACGGGCCACACAATGTCTCGCCGACGTTGTGCAACGAATGAAGAGCGTGTCTTCACGATGGATACACGAGGAACTGCGTCTGGCGGGATTTGCCTGGCAGGAGGGATATGGAGCGTTCTCCGTCAGTCCGTCTCATCTGGAACGAGTGGCGCGGTACATCCAGAATCAGGACAAGCATCACCGGGTAAAGTCGTTTCAAGAAGAGTACATTGAGATGCTCCAAGCGGGTATGGTATCGTACGATGAGCGCTACTTGTGGTAG
- a CDS encoding tRNAHis guanylyltransferase family protein, which translates to MTVKSVVEYFSWRQEDSWRNALNAHCYWLLRRQGASIAAATDRLRGASVRTKHELLMQGGINFGSLPGWQKRGVGVYRRPELRSGFNPITEQTVQTTRQAFHVDRELPGKAEYEAFMMARLQETSA; encoded by the coding sequence ATGACTGTGAAGTCTGTTGTAGAATACTTCTCCTGGCGTCAGGAAGATTCATGGAGGAATGCCCTCAATGCCCACTGCTACTGGCTCCTGCGCCGTCAGGGTGCAAGCATTGCCGCAGCCACTGATCGCCTCCGAGGCGCCTCAGTCCGGACCAAACACGAACTCTTGATGCAAGGCGGCATCAACTTTGGCAGTTTGCCCGGCTGGCAAAAGCGCGGTGTCGGCGTCTATCGCAGGCCAGAGCTCCGGTCTGGGTTCAACCCGATAACTGAACAAACTGTCCAAACGACGCGTCAGGCGTTCCATGTTGATCGGGAACTGCCCGGCAAGGCGGAATACGAGGCGTTTATGATGGCGCGGTTGCAGGAAACGAGTGCTTAG
- a CDS encoding alpha/beta hydrolase, which produces MRFLPPAFNILALSGLLTSFALSADTPPATSPIPAPATSPAPAKPKSKDYVDTLGEGLQPTRSITYKTIGDRQLQLHIFEPASFKTTDKRTCYITIHGGGWVGMTPARMFPFADHFAKLGMVGISVQYRLYNAKTQTTVFDCVKDARTAVRYVRAHAADLGIDPTKIIVSGGSAGGHLAAATAFFDGVNETGEDTSVSCKPNALILLFPVIDTSTEGYGNAKVGKDWQTISPAHQVTPGAPPTLVFHGTGDTVTPFKGAKAFHEAMLKAGNRCELDINEGGAHGYLMRTQPLYDDTQTKTEVFLRSLGLL; this is translated from the coding sequence ATGCGTTTTCTCCCGCCCGCCTTCAACATCCTCGCCCTCTCCGGCCTGCTGACCTCCTTTGCACTTTCCGCCGACACTCCCCCCGCCACCTCCCCCATCCCCGCCCCAGCTACCTCACCCGCCCCTGCCAAACCCAAATCCAAGGACTACGTCGACACCCTTGGCGAAGGGCTGCAGCCCACCCGCTCCATCACGTACAAGACCATCGGAGATCGCCAGCTTCAGCTTCACATCTTTGAACCCGCTAGCTTCAAGACCACCGACAAGCGCACCTGCTACATCACCATTCACGGCGGTGGATGGGTCGGCATGACCCCCGCACGTATGTTCCCCTTTGCAGACCATTTCGCAAAGCTCGGCATGGTGGGCATCAGCGTTCAGTACCGCCTCTACAACGCCAAAACCCAGACGACGGTCTTTGATTGCGTCAAAGATGCCCGCACGGCCGTGCGCTACGTCCGCGCGCACGCTGCGGACCTCGGCATCGATCCCACCAAGATCATTGTCAGCGGAGGTTCTGCGGGCGGGCATCTCGCTGCCGCCACCGCCTTCTTTGACGGCGTCAACGAAACCGGTGAAGACACATCGGTCTCCTGCAAGCCCAACGCACTGATCCTGCTCTTCCCCGTGATCGACACCTCTACCGAAGGCTATGGCAATGCCAAGGTCGGGAAGGACTGGCAGACCATCTCCCCCGCCCACCAAGTCACTCCCGGAGCACCACCCACCCTGGTCTTCCACGGCACTGGCGATACCGTGACTCCTTTCAAAGGAGCCAAAGCTTTCCACGAAGCCATGCTCAAGGCTGGCAATCGCTGCGAACTCGACATCAATGAGGGCGGTGCCCACGGCTACCTGATGCGCACCCAGCCGCTCTATGACGACACCCAGACCAAGACGGAAGTTTTCCTCCGCTCACTCGGTCTGCTTTGA